A window of the Cannabis sativa cultivar Pink pepper isolate KNU-18-1 chromosome X, ASM2916894v1, whole genome shotgun sequence genome harbors these coding sequences:
- the LOC115711270 gene encoding 14-3-3-like protein B isoform X2 encodes MASTITENLSREQYVYLAKLAEQAERYEEMVQFMQKLVLGCTPASELTVEERNLLSVAYKNVIGSLRAAWRIISSIEQKEEGRKNEDHVVLVKDYRSKVESELSDVCASILKLMDSNLIPSASSSESKVFYLKMKGDYHRYLAEFKVGDERKTAAEDTMISYKAAQDIAAADLASTHPIRLGLALNFSVFYYEILNQSDKACTLAKQAFEEAIAELDTLGEESYKDSTLIMQLLRDNLTLWTSDAQDQLDEP; translated from the exons ATGGCGTCTACTATTACTGAAAACCTAAGCAGAGAGCAGTACGTGTACCTAGCCAAGCTAGCTGAGCAAGCCGAGCGTTACGAGGAGATGGTTCAGTTCATGCAGAAGCTTGTGTTGGGTTGCACTCCTGCCTCTGAGCTTACTGTGGAGGAGCGAAACCTCCTCTCTGTGGCTTACAAGAACGTCATCGGCTCACTCCGAGCCGCCTGGCGCATCATCTCCTCCATCGAGCAGAAGGAGGAGGGTCGCAAGAACGAGGACCATGTCGTCCTAGTCAAGGATTACAGATCTAAGGTCGAGTCTGAGCTTTCTGATGTCTGCGCCAGTATCCTCAAGCTCATGGACTCCAATCTAATTCCCTCCGCCTCTTCCAGTGAGTCGAAGGTCTTCTATTTGAAGATGAAGGGCGATTATCACCGTTACTTGGCTGAGTTCAAGGTCGGTGATGAGAGGAAAACCGCCGCTGAGGACACCATGATCTCTTACAAGGCTGCTCAG GATATAGCGGCTGCCGATCTTGCATCTACACATCCAATCAGGTTGGGGCTAGCGCTCAATTTCTCAGTGTTCTACTATGAGATTCTCAATCAATCTGATAAAGCTTGCACCTTGGCCAAACAG GCATTTGAGGAAGCAATTGCTGAGTTAGACACTTTGGGGGAGGAATCGTACAAGGACAGCACCCTCATCATGCAACTCCTAAGGGACAACCTCACCCTTTGGACTTCAGATGCGCAG GACCAGTTAGATGAGCCATAG
- the LOC115711270 gene encoding 14-3-3-like protein B isoform X1, with protein MASTITENLSREQYVYLAKLAEQAERYEEMVQFMQKLVLGCTPASELTVEERNLLSVAYKNVIGSLRAAWRIISSIEQKEEGRKNEDHVVLVKDYRSKVESELSDVCASILKLMDSNLIPSASSSESKVFYLKMKGDYHRYLAEFKVGDERKTAAEDTMISYKAAQDIAAADLASTHPIRLGLALNFSVFYYEILNQSDKACTLAKQAFEEAIAELDTLGEESYKDSTLIMQLLRDNLTLWTSDAQVRGSSSVSIYYLVLCHIVIVTSIEQRCNKLELF; from the exons ATGGCGTCTACTATTACTGAAAACCTAAGCAGAGAGCAGTACGTGTACCTAGCCAAGCTAGCTGAGCAAGCCGAGCGTTACGAGGAGATGGTTCAGTTCATGCAGAAGCTTGTGTTGGGTTGCACTCCTGCCTCTGAGCTTACTGTGGAGGAGCGAAACCTCCTCTCTGTGGCTTACAAGAACGTCATCGGCTCACTCCGAGCCGCCTGGCGCATCATCTCCTCCATCGAGCAGAAGGAGGAGGGTCGCAAGAACGAGGACCATGTCGTCCTAGTCAAGGATTACAGATCTAAGGTCGAGTCTGAGCTTTCTGATGTCTGCGCCAGTATCCTCAAGCTCATGGACTCCAATCTAATTCCCTCCGCCTCTTCCAGTGAGTCGAAGGTCTTCTATTTGAAGATGAAGGGCGATTATCACCGTTACTTGGCTGAGTTCAAGGTCGGTGATGAGAGGAAAACCGCCGCTGAGGACACCATGATCTCTTACAAGGCTGCTCAG GATATAGCGGCTGCCGATCTTGCATCTACACATCCAATCAGGTTGGGGCTAGCGCTCAATTTCTCAGTGTTCTACTATGAGATTCTCAATCAATCTGATAAAGCTTGCACCTTGGCCAAACAG GCATTTGAGGAAGCAATTGCTGAGTTAGACACTTTGGGGGAGGAATCGTACAAGGACAGCACCCTCATCATGCAACTCCTAAGGGACAACCTCACCCTTTGGACTTCAGATGCGCAGGTCAGAGGCTCATCTTCCGTTTCTATTTACTATTTAGTTTTGTGCCATATTGTTATTGTTACTTCGATTGAGCAAAGATGTAATAAACTTGAGTTGTTTTGA